In the genome of Rhodoflexus caldus, one region contains:
- the secE gene encoding preprotein translocase subunit SecE, whose translation MKKVIEFLQESKTEMTEHVTWTKYSELQNNSILVLIASLIFALVIGLVDFLFDKGLDWFYKSFQG comes from the coding sequence ATGAAAAAAGTCATTGAATTCTTGCAGGAGTCAAAAACTGAAATGACCGAGCATGTAACATGGACGAAGTACAGCGAGTTGCAAAACAACTCAATTCTTGTGCTCATCGCCTCCCTGATATTTGCTTTGGTTATCGGTTTGGTAGATTTCCTGTTTGACAAAGGCTTGGATTGGTTCTATAAATCTTTCCAAGGTTAA
- the nusG gene encoding transcription termination/antitermination protein NusG — protein MSDSKLDWYLLRVVSGQEKKVKSYLEKEVAIHNLGEYISQVLTPSEKVYQIRKMKDGKSKKVAVEKNFFPGYVFVQANLSNGEIIHTIKSVPGVINFLDVEGAGPNAQPRPMRESEINRILGKIDDTDESEIKHDISFHVGETVKVMDGPFNGFTGTVEEVFEEKKKLNVMVKIFGRNTPVELNYMQVSKEL, from the coding sequence ATGAGCGACAGCAAGCTGGATTGGTATTTACTTCGGGTAGTGAGTGGCCAAGAGAAAAAGGTAAAGTCTTACCTTGAAAAAGAAGTGGCTATTCATAACCTCGGTGAGTACATTAGTCAGGTGCTGACTCCTTCCGAGAAGGTGTATCAGATCCGCAAGATGAAAGACGGCAAAAGCAAAAAAGTTGCTGTCGAGAAAAACTTCTTCCCCGGTTATGTATTTGTTCAGGCTAACCTGAGCAATGGTGAGATTATTCACACCATCAAAAGCGTTCCGGGAGTGATAAACTTTCTTGATGTGGAAGGTGCAGGCCCCAACGCACAGCCGCGTCCCATGCGTGAATCGGAAATCAATCGCATTCTCGGTAAGATAGACGATACCGACGAAAGCGAAATTAAGCATGATATTTCTTTCCATGTAGGCGAAACAGTTAAAGTAATGGATGGGCCATTCAACGGCTTCACCGGAACTGTGGAAGAAGTATTCGAAGAAAAGAAAAAGCTCAACGTGATGGTAAAAATCTTCGGACGCAATACCCCCGTTGAGTTGAATTACATGCAAGTTTCTAAAGAACTGTAA
- the rplK gene encoding 50S ribosomal protein L11 → MAKEITGYVKLQVKGGQANPAPPIGPALGSKGLNIMQFCKEFNARTQDKMGMVLPVVITVYADKSFDFVIKTPPAAILLMEAAKVKGGSPAPNRNKVGSVSWDQIKTIAETKMPDLNCFTLESAMKMVAGTARSMGLTVTGTAPWA, encoded by the coding sequence ATGGCAAAAGAGATAACTGGCTATGTAAAATTGCAGGTAAAAGGTGGTCAGGCAAACCCTGCGCCTCCTATTGGCCCTGCGTTGGGTAGCAAAGGTTTGAACATCATGCAGTTTTGCAAAGAGTTCAATGCCCGCACGCAAGACAAAATGGGGATGGTGTTGCCGGTAGTGATTACCGTTTATGCTGACAAGTCTTTTGACTTTGTTATCAAAACCCCACCCGCTGCAATCTTACTGATGGAAGCTGCCAAGGTAAAAGGCGGTTCTCCTGCACCAAACCGTAACAAAGTGGGATCCGTTTCATGGGATCAAATCAAAACCATCGCCGAAACCAAAATGCCTGACCTTAACTGCTTTACGCTTGAGTCTGCAATGAAAATGGTTGCCGGCACTGCACGCAGCATGGGCTTGACCGTTACCGGAACGGCTCCTTGGGCGTAA
- the rplA gene encoding 50S ribosomal protein L1, with protein MGKLTKKQKEALAKYNPAQEYTLDEASALVKEVNYAKFDASVDIDVRLGVDPRKADQMVRGVVALPHGTGKEVRVLVLCTPDKEAEAREAGAEYVGLDDFIAKIEGGWTDIDVIITMPTVMAKIGKLGRVLGPRGLMPNPKSGTVTMEVGKAVREVKQGKIDFKVDKTGIIHTSIGKVSFSPEQLRDNAKEVLNTIMKLKPSTAKGTYVKSIHLSSTMSPGVKVDKTSIPGL; from the coding sequence ATGGGAAAATTGACGAAAAAGCAAAAAGAAGCACTTGCAAAATATAATCCTGCACAGGAATATACGCTCGATGAGGCTTCTGCTCTGGTAAAAGAGGTAAACTATGCTAAGTTTGACGCTTCCGTGGATATCGACGTTCGTTTGGGCGTAGATCCGCGCAAAGCTGACCAAATGGTGCGTGGCGTGGTGGCTCTGCCACATGGTACAGGTAAGGAAGTACGCGTATTGGTACTTTGCACACCTGATAAAGAAGCTGAAGCTCGCGAAGCCGGCGCTGAGTACGTAGGTCTGGATGACTTTATCGCTAAAATTGAAGGCGGCTGGACTGATATTGACGTGATTATCACCATGCCGACTGTTATGGCGAAAATCGGTAAGTTAGGTCGTGTATTAGGCCCTCGCGGCTTGATGCCTAACCCTAAATCCGGTACCGTAACTATGGAAGTAGGTAAGGCGGTGCGCGAAGTGAAGCAAGGTAAAATTGACTTTAAAGTTGATAAAACCGGCATTATTCACACAAGCATCGGCAAAGTTTCTTTCTCACCTGAGCAACTGCGCGATAACGCAAAAGAGGTGTTGAACACTATCATGAAACTGAAGCCATCTACGGCCAAAGGTACTTACGTAAAAAGCATCCACCTTTCCAGCACGATGAGTCCCGGCGTGAAAGTGGACAAAACAAGCATTCCCGGACTGTAA
- the rplJ gene encoding 50S ribosomal protein L10 produces MTREEKFAIVEELTEKLSNTPNFYITDAAGMTVEQTNDFRRLCFQKGIEYRVVKNSLIKKALIGLGKGDFSSFDGTVLKGFSGIMFSPENPKLPAEVLKEFRKKSGKKDNPKPLLKGASIDFDLFIGDNQLDTLANLKSKADLIGDVIGLLQSPANNVIGALQSGGNILHGVLKTLEEKGQ; encoded by the coding sequence ATGACAAGGGAAGAAAAATTCGCAATTGTAGAAGAACTGACCGAAAAGCTCTCCAATACGCCTAACTTTTATATTACCGATGCCGCAGGTATGACTGTGGAGCAAACCAACGATTTCCGTCGTTTGTGCTTCCAAAAAGGCATTGAGTATCGCGTAGTAAAGAACTCGCTGATTAAGAAAGCGTTAATAGGTCTTGGTAAAGGCGATTTCAGTTCATTTGACGGCACTGTATTGAAAGGATTTTCAGGTATTATGTTTTCACCTGAAAACCCTAAGTTACCTGCCGAAGTGCTGAAAGAGTTCCGCAAGAAATCCGGTAAGAAAGATAATCCTAAGCCGCTGTTGAAGGGTGCTTCCATCGACTTCGATCTCTTCATCGGCGACAACCAGTTGGATACTCTCGCCAACTTGAAGTCTAAGGCTGACCTTATCGGAGACGTTATTGGCTTGTTGCAATCACCTGCCAACAACGTTATCGGTGCGCTGCAAAGCGGTGGAAACATTCTCCATGGTGTACTCAAAACTTTGGAGGAAAAAGGACAGTAG
- the rplL gene encoding 50S ribosomal protein L7/L12, with the protein MADLKAFAEQLVNLTVKEVNELAQILENDYGIKPAAAAPVMVAGGGAGAAAEAAPEKTAFDVILKSGGANKLAVVKLVKDLTGLGLKEAKELVDGAPKPVKEGIAKADAESLAKQLQEAGAEVEIK; encoded by the coding sequence ATGGCAGATTTGAAAGCATTCGCCGAACAACTGGTTAACCTGACCGTTAAAGAAGTAAATGAGTTGGCTCAAATTCTTGAGAACGACTATGGTATCAAGCCTGCTGCTGCGGCTCCTGTAATGGTTGCCGGTGGTGGTGCAGGTGCTGCTGCTGAAGCTGCGCCTGAGAAAACAGCTTTTGACGTAATCCTGAAGTCAGGTGGCGCTAACAAGCTGGCAGTTGTGAAATTAGTAAAAGACCTGACCGGCTTGGGCTTGAAAGAAGCTAAAGAACTGGTTGACGGTGCTCCGAAGCCTGTTAAAGAAGGTATTGCTAAGGCTGACGCTGAGTCTTTGGCTAAGCAATTGCAAGAAGCCGGCGCTGAAGTTGAAATCAAGTAA
- a CDS encoding GMC oxidoreductase, producing the protein MSIIESPYLNIRAEQRNTYDAIVVGSGISGGWAAKELTEKGLKVLLLDRGWNLEHGKGYETAFKFPWDFKYRGRITDEQRRTHPFLSRDYPYQESNHKYWFNDMDAPYTEVKRFDWYRPNIVGGRSIMWGRQSYRLSPMDFEANAKDGIAVDWPVRYEEIAPWYDYVERFAGISGQNEGLEQLPDGQFLPPMQMNCVEKTVAVRIKQNFKGRIMTIGRVANLTQPHNGRGSCQYRNLCHRGCAYGAYFSTQAATLPAAMKTGNLTLRPLSVVSEVIYDPQTGKAKGVRVIDAETKEVIEYFAKIIFLNASAIWTAHLLLNSTSNRFPNGLGNDSGQVGHNLMDHHFRIGATGESDDHRDDYYMGRRANGIYIPRFRNIGNDKREYLRGFGYQGGASRQGWQRGVAEMGFGADFKDALSEPGKWTMGITGFGECLPYYENKVTLNREKLDKWGLPTVTIDCEFKENETLMRKDMMNDAAEMLEAAGLKNVKTYDAGSFPGMGIHEMGTARMGRDPKTSVLNKYNQMWAVPNVFITDGSFMTSAACQNPSLTYMAFTARACDYALSEMKKGNL; encoded by the coding sequence ATGTCAATTATAGAATCACCTTATCTGAATATTCGCGCCGAACAACGCAATACCTACGATGCTATTGTAGTTGGTTCGGGCATCAGCGGCGGCTGGGCAGCCAAAGAACTCACCGAAAAAGGCCTCAAAGTGCTTCTGCTCGACCGTGGTTGGAACTTAGAACACGGCAAGGGCTATGAAACTGCCTTCAAATTCCCTTGGGACTTTAAATATCGCGGACGCATTACCGATGAGCAGCGCCGCACCCACCCCTTCCTCAGCCGCGACTATCCTTATCAAGAGTCTAACCATAAATATTGGTTCAACGATATGGACGCCCCTTACACCGAAGTCAAACGCTTCGACTGGTATCGTCCCAATATCGTAGGCGGACGCTCCATCATGTGGGGGCGTCAAAGCTACCGCCTTAGCCCAATGGATTTTGAAGCTAATGCCAAAGACGGCATAGCTGTGGATTGGCCGGTACGATACGAAGAAATAGCACCTTGGTATGACTATGTAGAACGCTTTGCAGGTATCAGCGGCCAAAATGAAGGCTTAGAGCAATTGCCCGACGGTCAATTTTTGCCGCCTATGCAGATGAACTGCGTAGAAAAAACAGTAGCCGTCCGTATTAAACAAAATTTCAAAGGCCGCATAATGACCATTGGACGGGTAGCAAACCTTACCCAACCGCATAATGGACGCGGTTCTTGTCAATACCGCAACCTTTGCCATCGCGGCTGCGCTTACGGGGCATATTTCAGCACGCAAGCCGCCACGCTGCCCGCAGCCATGAAAACAGGCAACCTTACGCTGCGCCCGCTTTCAGTCGTTTCGGAAGTAATCTACGACCCGCAAACCGGCAAAGCCAAAGGCGTACGCGTAATTGATGCAGAAACAAAAGAGGTCATTGAATACTTTGCCAAAATCATTTTCCTGAACGCCTCAGCTATTTGGACAGCTCATCTGCTGCTTAACTCTACTTCCAACCGATTCCCGAACGGATTGGGCAATGACAGCGGCCAAGTCGGACACAACCTAATGGATCATCATTTCCGAATTGGTGCAACAGGCGAAAGTGACGACCACCGCGATGACTACTACATGGGACGTCGCGCCAACGGCATTTATATCCCGCGTTTCCGCAACATCGGGAACGATAAACGCGAATACCTACGCGGTTTTGGCTATCAAGGCGGTGCGAGCCGCCAAGGATGGCAACGCGGTGTAGCAGAAATGGGCTTCGGAGCAGACTTCAAAGATGCGCTGTCAGAACCCGGCAAATGGACGATGGGCATTACAGGCTTTGGTGAATGTCTGCCTTACTATGAAAACAAGGTTACGCTGAACCGCGAAAAACTTGATAAATGGGGACTGCCTACCGTTACGATTGACTGTGAGTTTAAAGAAAACGAAACACTCATGCGCAAAGACATGATGAACGACGCAGCCGAAATGCTGGAAGCAGCCGGTTTAAAAAATGTGAAAACCTACGATGCAGGCTCATTCCCCGGTATGGGCATCCATGAAATGGGTACTGCCCGTATGGGTCGCGACCCCAAAACATCCGTGCTGAACAAATACAATCAAATGTGGGCTGTTCCGAATGTGTTCATTACCGATGGCTCATTCATGACCTCCGCCGCTTGCCAAAACCCATCTTTGACTTATATGGCATTCACCGCGCGTGCCTGCGACTATGCCCTCAGCGAGATGAAGAAAGGCAATCTCTAA
- a CDS encoding gluconate 2-dehydrogenase subunit 3 family protein, whose amino-acid sequence MMNRRDAIQRVAIMMGGALTVPSLAMALENYQASGTSAFNAEQMRLVAEIADTIIPRTKTPGAKDAKVQQFISDVVSDCYSENDRQMFMDGLNGLQENCRKRFGKGFETLTPAQRIEALKGLEEKAIASRNNSGSRQANLWFDTEKMNPQFWFMIKELTLVGYFTSEAGATQALRYQHVPGKYEGCIPYKKGDKAWAT is encoded by the coding sequence ATGATGAACCGCAGAGATGCCATCCAACGGGTTGCCATTATGATGGGAGGAGCGCTTACCGTTCCTTCGCTGGCAATGGCTTTAGAAAATTATCAGGCCAGCGGCACTTCGGCCTTCAATGCCGAACAGATGCGGCTGGTAGCCGAAATAGCCGACACGATTATTCCCCGCACCAAAACGCCGGGCGCAAAAGATGCGAAAGTACAGCAGTTTATTTCCGATGTAGTAAGCGACTGCTACAGCGAAAACGACCGCCAAATGTTTATGGACGGGCTGAATGGGTTGCAGGAAAACTGCCGCAAGCGCTTTGGCAAAGGTTTTGAAACCTTGACACCGGCACAACGGATAGAAGCATTGAAGGGCTTGGAAGAAAAAGCCATTGCCAGCCGCAACAACAGCGGAAGCCGTCAAGCCAACTTATGGTTTGATACCGAAAAAATGAATCCGCAATTCTGGTTCATGATTAAAGAACTGACACTGGTGGGCTATTTCACCTCCGAAGCAGGCGCTACGCAAGCACTACGCTACCAACACGTGCCCGGCAAATATGAAGGCTGTATCCCTTACAAAAAAGGCGACAAAGCATGGGCTACCTAA
- a CDS encoding peroxiredoxin: MLKVGDKAPAFTLFDTDKQQVSLADLHNGKNAVLLFFPLAFTSVCTTELCTMRDNMARYNSLNANVVGISVDSLFTLGKFKEQENLNFPLLSDFNKEAATAYGAIYGDFVLGMKGVAKRSAFVVDKDGIIRYAEVLESAGDLPNFTAIQQTLESLQ; the protein is encoded by the coding sequence ATGTTAAAAGTAGGTGATAAGGCTCCCGCCTTTACATTATTTGATACAGACAAACAGCAGGTAAGTCTGGCTGATTTACATAATGGCAAAAATGCAGTTTTGCTGTTCTTTCCGCTGGCATTTACCAGCGTTTGTACAACCGAACTGTGCACCATGCGCGATAATATGGCGCGTTACAATAGCCTGAATGCCAATGTGGTGGGCATTTCTGTTGATTCGCTGTTTACCCTCGGTAAGTTCAAAGAACAGGAAAATCTGAACTTCCCTTTGCTGTCTGATTTTAATAAGGAGGCTGCAACGGCTTATGGTGCCATTTACGGTGATTTCGTGCTGGGCATGAAAGGGGTTGCGAAGCGCTCGGCTTTTGTAGTAGATAAAGACGGCATTATTCGTTACGCCGAGGTGCTGGAATCTGCCGGCGACCTGCCCAACTTTACAGCCATTCAGCAAACATTAGAAAGTCTGCAATAG
- a CDS encoding ATP-binding protein: protein MIQKYPIGIQDFGELRRGGYVYIDKTPHIFRLIDQGKYYFLSRPRRFGKSLLLSTMKEIFLGNQQLFKGLWIEDKIDWQRKSPVIHLSFAQVDTRDRSLTDSLSDQLVKIAANFGLTLQAPTLKEKHAELIEKIYKKEGQVAILIDEYDKPIIDFLGQDELPIALENRDILKSFYSVVKDLDPYIRFFFLTGVSRFSKVSIFSDLNNLNDISVTGLYATLLGYTQSELEHYFDREIDMMAQNEGISRSEMLEKIRTWYNGYLWGGKETVYNPFSTLSLMQKGEFANYWFVTGTPTFLVKKLREKFTYNLEEVELSEIQLGNFQVENVDEMALLFQTGYLTIREKFGSTYVLGYPNEEVRHALLEWMLADFSHYRSVHGVIFNMVRYLKSRNYEQFQDALNTLLANIPYEQFMERYEAFYHAIFFMAFSLMQTYTQTEVQTAKGRIDVVVHTPDAFFVIEFKVNGSAAEALAQIKTKGYHQKYLHQNREVVLIGLGCAEKEVKEMQIEVV, encoded by the coding sequence ATGATTCAGAAATACCCCATCGGCATTCAGGATTTTGGCGAGTTGCGCAGGGGCGGCTATGTCTATATTGACAAAACCCCGCATATTTTCCGTTTGATAGACCAAGGCAAATACTACTTCCTCTCTCGCCCGCGTCGGTTCGGCAAATCGCTGCTGCTCAGCACGATGAAGGAAATATTTTTGGGCAATCAACAACTCTTCAAAGGGCTTTGGATTGAAGACAAGATAGACTGGCAGCGCAAAAGCCCCGTGATTCATTTGAGTTTTGCACAAGTAGATACCCGCGACCGCAGCCTGACCGATTCGCTCAGCGACCAATTGGTCAAAATTGCCGCTAACTTCGGGCTCACGCTGCAAGCACCTACGCTCAAAGAAAAGCACGCCGAACTGATTGAGAAAATTTACAAAAAGGAAGGGCAGGTTGCTATCCTGATTGACGAATACGACAAACCGATTATTGACTTTCTGGGTCAGGATGAACTGCCGATTGCGCTGGAAAATCGCGATATTCTCAAATCGTTTTATTCCGTTGTCAAAGACTTAGACCCCTACATCCGCTTTTTTTTCCTGACGGGCGTTTCGCGGTTCAGCAAGGTGTCTATCTTTTCGGACTTGAACAATCTCAACGATATTTCCGTAACGGGCTTGTACGCCACGCTGTTGGGCTACACGCAAAGCGAGTTAGAGCACTATTTTGACCGCGAAATCGACATGATGGCACAGAACGAAGGTATCAGCCGCAGTGAGATGCTGGAAAAAATCCGCACGTGGTACAACGGCTACCTCTGGGGCGGCAAAGAAACGGTGTACAATCCATTCTCTACGCTCAGCCTGATGCAGAAAGGTGAATTTGCCAACTATTGGTTTGTCACAGGCACGCCCACGTTTTTGGTCAAAAAACTGCGCGAAAAGTTTACCTATAACTTAGAGGAAGTAGAACTATCTGAAATCCAGTTGGGTAATTTTCAGGTGGAAAACGTGGATGAAATGGCACTGCTGTTTCAAACGGGCTACCTGACGATTCGGGAAAAATTCGGTTCAACTTACGTGTTGGGCTATCCCAACGAAGAAGTGCGTCATGCTTTGCTGGAATGGATGCTGGCAGACTTCAGCCATTATCGCAGCGTGCACGGTGTTATTTTCAACATGGTGCGCTACCTGAAATCTCGCAACTACGAACAGTTTCAGGATGCCTTGAACACGCTTTTGGCAAATATTCCCTATGAGCAATTCATGGAACGCTATGAGGCGTTTTATCATGCCATTTTCTTCATGGCATTTTCGCTGATGCAGACCTATACGCAGACCGAAGTGCAAACCGCCAAAGGACGGATTGATGTGGTGGTGCACACGCCCGATGCTTTTTTTGTGATTGAGTTCAAAGTGAACGGCAGCGCGGCGGAGGCACTGGCACAAATCAAAACGAAGGGTTATCATCAAAAATACTTGCACCAAAACCGCGAAGTGGTGCTCATCGGCTTGGGGTGTGCGGAGAAGGAAGTTAAGGAAATGCAAATTGAAGTTGTGTAA
- a CDS encoding DUF1415 family protein, with protein MFKKEVKKQITDTTHRWLEQIIIGLNLCPFAKAPYVENKVRLAITDAANVRTLTDAFMTEIKYLDANPNKETTLLIAPAIQNVNDFHAVFMDCERLLFQKKLTDVYQIVSFHPLVRMAGYAPESPLNLVMMAPYPIIHILRTESVEKLGAKMRTDVQQTNSARLKMMSETDFTTLWKKMLGV; from the coding sequence ATGTTCAAAAAAGAGGTCAAAAAGCAAATTACCGATACAACACACCGATGGTTAGAGCAAATTATCATCGGCTTGAATCTGTGCCCTTTTGCCAAAGCACCCTATGTGGAAAACAAGGTGCGGTTGGCGATTACAGACGCTGCCAATGTACGTACACTGACTGATGCGTTCATGACAGAAATCAAGTATTTGGATGCTAATCCGAACAAGGAAACCACGCTTTTAATAGCTCCTGCTATTCAAAATGTGAATGATTTTCACGCAGTTTTTATGGATTGCGAGCGCCTCCTTTTCCAAAAAAAACTGACAGATGTGTACCAAATCGTATCATTTCATCCTTTGGTGCGTATGGCGGGCTATGCACCCGAGTCACCGCTGAATCTGGTGATGATGGCACCTTACCCGATTATCCACATTTTGCGAACCGAATCGGTGGAGAAACTGGGTGCTAAAATGCGAACAGACGTACAGCAAACCAATTCTGCACGCTTGAAAATGATGAGCGAAACTGACTTTACAACGCTTTGGAAAAAGATGTTAGGAGTATGA
- a CDS encoding carboxypeptidase-like regulatory domain-containing protein, which translates to MKKTAFYFGLPYIIFGIFCFSFIDESKGQNAPKKDIQQADSSKQLQKPMTGEPVPGAEIYVELEPDDEPIANVITNDEGEFSFVIPPNLPASGNFVFVIQVTKPLARKYKLNPDEKIRIRVPFQKPSRKITTMKYQLIWRKDRAENKGAFAVSGKNST; encoded by the coding sequence ATGAAAAAAACCGCTTTTTACTTCGGCTTGCCTTACATAATATTCGGCATATTTTGTTTTTCTTTTATTGATGAATCAAAGGGGCAAAACGCTCCTAAGAAGGATATTCAACAAGCAGATTCCAGTAAACAACTACAAAAACCAATGACCGGAGAGCCGGTTCCCGGTGCTGAAATCTATGTAGAACTTGAACCTGATGATGAGCCTATTGCAAATGTGATTACTAATGATGAAGGTGAGTTTAGCTTTGTTATCCCTCCTAACCTTCCTGCGTCAGGCAATTTTGTGTTTGTCATTCAGGTTACCAAACCCTTAGCACGTAAATACAAACTAAATCCCGATGAAAAAATCAGGATACGTGTACCTTTCCAAAAACCAAGCAGAAAAATTACCACAATGAAGTACCAATTAATTTGGCGAAAAGACAGAGCTGAAAACAAAGGCGCTTTTGCTGTCAGTGGCAAGAATAGCACATAA
- the ggt gene encoding gamma-glutamyltransferase: MKLLPARSHYLFLIALWLIFSCKQQPVSQRVEGTVGSNGMVVSTHPIASDIGLAILKKGGNAADAAIATFFALAVVFPEAGNIGGGGFVVYRNKNGETGALDFREKAPAAAHRNMYLDENGEPIKNLSIRGHLAAGVPGAVAGMVELHKKLGSLPWKDLVQPAIDVARNGHVLTQIAAANLNRTKADFEAANLHPVHVVRKDRDWQQGDTIYHPELAEALERIRDQGSDGFYKGKTADLIVAEMKAGKGLITHEDLANYRAVWRTPVISRYKKKYRIISMPPPSSGGIALLQLMQGSEHYPLAKWGHNTAQTMHVMTELERRVYADRATHLGDPDFYNVPTQMLLNPKYNLARNASIRMDKKTPSSDIKEGKVDRIESLETTHFSVADKEGNAISLTTTVNGYYGCKVMVKGAGFFLNNEMDDFSIKPGVPNQFGLVGGEANAIAPNKRMLSSMTPTIVEKNGKLHLVVGTPGGSTIITGVYQVILNVIEHGMTMQEAVNAKRFHHQWLPDQILVEKGAISDEVKKQLEAKGHVLIEVGSLCKVDAIRVRPDGQYEGAADYTRSDGKASGY, encoded by the coding sequence ATGAAACTATTGCCTGCTCGCAGCCATTATCTGTTCCTGATTGCCCTGTGGCTGATTTTTTCCTGTAAACAACAACCGGTCAGCCAACGGGTTGAGGGTACTGTGGGAAGCAACGGCATGGTTGTTTCCACGCACCCGATAGCCTCCGATATTGGCTTGGCCATCCTTAAAAAAGGCGGAAATGCTGCCGACGCTGCCATAGCAACTTTCTTTGCATTGGCGGTTGTATTCCCCGAAGCGGGCAATATTGGCGGTGGAGGTTTTGTCGTGTACCGCAACAAAAACGGCGAAACAGGCGCGCTGGATTTTCGCGAAAAAGCCCCTGCAGCCGCTCACCGCAACATGTATTTGGATGAAAACGGAGAGCCTATTAAGAACCTGAGCATCAGAGGACATCTTGCCGCGGGCGTACCCGGAGCCGTAGCAGGTATGGTGGAACTACATAAAAAATTAGGTTCGCTGCCATGGAAAGACTTGGTACAACCTGCCATTGATGTAGCCCGCAATGGTCATGTGCTTACGCAAATAGCCGCCGCCAACTTAAACCGCACCAAAGCAGACTTTGAAGCGGCCAATCTGCACCCCGTACATGTCGTAAGAAAAGACCGCGATTGGCAACAAGGCGATACCATTTATCACCCCGAACTCGCCGAAGCACTGGAACGCATCCGCGACCAAGGCAGCGACGGGTTCTACAAAGGCAAAACTGCCGACCTGATTGTTGCCGAAATGAAAGCAGGCAAAGGCCTCATTACGCACGAAGACCTTGCTAACTATCGGGCAGTTTGGCGCACACCTGTTATCAGCCGCTACAAGAAAAAATACCGCATCATCTCCATGCCCCCGCCTTCCAGCGGAGGTATAGCGCTGTTGCAACTCATGCAAGGCAGCGAACATTATCCCTTGGCCAAATGGGGACATAACACGGCGCAAACCATGCACGTAATGACCGAATTGGAGCGACGCGTATATGCAGACCGCGCCACCCATCTCGGCGACCCCGATTTTTACAATGTCCCCACACAAATGCTGCTTAACCCGAAATACAATCTCGCCCGCAATGCCAGCATACGCATGGATAAGAAAACACCTTCAAGTGACATCAAAGAAGGCAAAGTGGACAGAATTGAAAGTTTGGAAACCACCCACTTCTCTGTTGCGGACAAGGAAGGCAATGCCATTTCACTCACTACTACCGTTAATGGTTATTACGGCTGTAAAGTGATGGTCAAAGGTGCGGGCTTTTTCCTCAACAACGAAATGGACGATTTCAGTATCAAACCCGGAGTACCCAATCAATTCGGGCTGGTCGGCGGTGAGGCTAATGCTATTGCTCCCAACAAGCGGATGCTGAGTTCTATGACACCTACAATTGTGGAGAAAAACGGCAAACTACACCTCGTAGTTGGTACGCCCGGCGGTTCAACCATCATCACAGGCGTTTATCAGGTCATCCTCAACGTGATTGAACACGGCATGACCATGCAGGAAGCCGTCAATGCCAAGCGATTCCACCACCAATGGCTGCCCGACCAAATATTGGTAGAAAAAGGTGCTATTTCCGATGAGGTTAAAAAACAATTGGAAGCCAAAGGGCATGTATTGATAGAAGTAGGTTCTCTTTGCAAGGTAGATGCCATCCGCGTGCGCCCCGACGGACAATACGAAGGTGCGGCCGACTACACCCGCTCCGACGGCAAGGCATCGGGCTATTAA